Below is a genomic region from Pseudomonas frederiksbergensis.
ATAACCGTTCCTCGTAGGAGCTGCCGCAGGCTGCGATCTTTTGATTCCCGGAATTTTCTGCTCATAAGCTCATTCGAAAAAGTTATTTATTTTCGAATTCTTAGATCATTTAGTCTCGTCACTCGCCGAAACCCCGGCCGCCTGATGAGGACTTTCATGATGAAACTGCACTTCCCCCTTCGCCTCCTGGCGGCTGCTTCTTTGGCTGCAGCGAGCTTTTTCGCTCAAGCGGCTGACGTCACCGTCGCCTACCAGACCACCGTCGACCCGGCCAAAGTTGCCCAGGCCGACGGCACTTACGAAACCGCCACCCACGCCAAAATCGACTGGCGCAAATTCGACAACGGTGCCGACGTCATCGCCGCCATCACCTCGGGCGATGTGCAGATTGGCTACCTCGGTTCCAGCCCGCTGACCGCTGCGATCACCCGCAAGGTTCCGGTCGAAACTTTCCTCATCGCTACCCAGATCGGTGCCGCCGAAGCACTGGTGGCCCGCGACGGTTCCGGGATCAAGACCCCGCAGGACCTGATCGGCAAGAAAATCGCCGTGCCATTCGTTTCCACCGGCCACTACAGCCTGCTGGCCGCGCTCAAGCACTGGAACATCGACCCGTCGAAAGTACAGATCCTCAACCTCGCACCGCCGGCAATCATTGCCGCGTGGAAGCGCGGTGACATCGACGCCACCTATGTGTGGGACCCGGCGCTGGGCGTTGCCAAGGAAAACGGCAACGTGCTGATCACTTCCGGCGAGCTGGCCAAGTTCGGCGCGCCGACCTTCGATGCCTGGATCGTGCGCAAGGATTTCGCCGAGAAGCACCCCGAAATCGTCACTGCCTTCGCCAAAGTCACCCTCGACGCCTACGCCAACTACCGCAAAGACCCACACGCTTGGCTGGCCGAAAAGGGCAATGTCGACAAGCTGGTGAAACTCTCCGGCGCCAAGGCCAGCGACATTCCGTTACTGCTGCAAGGCAACGTCTACCCACTGGCGGCTGATCAGGTGATCAGCCTGGGCGCACCGACCACCAAGGCCATCACCGACACCGCCACGTTCCTCAAGGAACAAGGCAAGGTCGAGGCCGTGCTGCCGGACTACGCCCCTTACGTCAGCGCCAAATTCATCACTAACTGATCGGAGTACACGGCGATGGCCTTGCTACAGCTGGAGCGCATCAGCGCACAGTACCCCGGCGCCGCCGAACCGGTGCTGGCGGATATTTCCTTAAGCCTTGGGCCTCAGCAATTGCTGGTCGCCCTCGGCCCGTCCGGCAGTGGCAAGACCTCGCTGTTGAATCTGATCGCCGGGTTTGTCGACCCGAGTACCGGGCGCATCACCCTCGATGGCGTACCGGTCAAAGGTCCGAGCGCCGAGCGTGGCGTGGTGTTCCAGGACGACGCCTTGCTGCCCTGGCAGGACGTGTTGGCCAACGTCGGTTTCGGCCTGGAACTGGCTGGCGTGCCGCGTGATAAACGCGAAATCCGCGCCCGGGAAATGCTCGCGCTGGTCGACCTCGCAGGCTTTGACGCTCGCCGCATCTGGCAGCTGTCAGGCGGCCAGAAGCAGCGTGTCGGCCTGGCCCGCGCCCTCGCTGCCGACCCGCGCGTGCTGCTGATGGACGAACCCTTCGGCGCCCTCGACGCCTTCACCCGTGAACAGATGCAGGAATTGCTGCTGCAAGTCTGGCGGCGCACCGCCAAACCGGTATTCCTGATTACCCATGACATTGAAGAAGCGGTGTTCCTTGCGACAGACCTGGTTCTATTGGCACCCAATCCCGGGAAAATCGTTGAGCGCCTGACGCTGGATTTCGGTCAGCGCTATGCCGCTGGCGAATCGGCTCGAGCGATCAAATCCGACCCGCGCTTTATCGAAACCCGCGAACACGTACTCGCCCGTGTGTTTTCCCAACGCAGCGCCACCCAGCGGCAGGAGCGCGCATGAGCAGTTATGAAATCCCGGCCACCGCGGCCAGACCCGCCAGCCCATCGACGCTGACTCCACTGCGTCGCAGCCTCAGCACTCGCTGGATCAGCCTGTTAACGCTGTTTGCGCTGCTGGGTCTCTGGTGGGCCGTTACCGCCAGCGGTCTGATCGAACCGTTGTTTCTGCCACCACCGTCGGCCGTCCTGCAAAAAGGCTGGTTGCTGGCGACTACCGGTTACATGGACTCGACCCTCTGGCAGCATTTAGGCGCGAGCCTGAGCCGAATGGGTTTGGGCCTGGGCTTCGCGGTGTTGACCGCCGTGCCTGTCGGTATCGCCATCGGCCACAACCGCGTCGCACGCGGCGTGCTTGATCCGCTGATTGAGTTCTACCGGCCGATTCCACCGCTGGCCTACCTGCCGCTGATCGTGATCTGGTGCGGCATCGGTGAGCTGTCCAAGGTGTTGCTGATCTATCTGGCGATCTTCGCGCCGATCGCCATCGCTACCGCGACGGGTGTACGCACTGTCGACCCGGCCAAGTTGCGCGCGGCGCAGTCATTGGGCGCAACCCGGGCCCAACT
It encodes:
- the tauA gene encoding taurine ABC transporter substrate-binding protein, with the translated sequence MKLHFPLRLLAAASLAAASFFAQAADVTVAYQTTVDPAKVAQADGTYETATHAKIDWRKFDNGADVIAAITSGDVQIGYLGSSPLTAAITRKVPVETFLIATQIGAAEALVARDGSGIKTPQDLIGKKIAVPFVSTGHYSLLAALKHWNIDPSKVQILNLAPPAIIAAWKRGDIDATYVWDPALGVAKENGNVLITSGELAKFGAPTFDAWIVRKDFAEKHPEIVTAFAKVTLDAYANYRKDPHAWLAEKGNVDKLVKLSGAKASDIPLLLQGNVYPLAADQVISLGAPTTKAITDTATFLKEQGKVEAVLPDYAPYVSAKFITN
- the tauB gene encoding taurine ABC transporter ATP-binding subunit, with product MALLQLERISAQYPGAAEPVLADISLSLGPQQLLVALGPSGSGKTSLLNLIAGFVDPSTGRITLDGVPVKGPSAERGVVFQDDALLPWQDVLANVGFGLELAGVPRDKREIRAREMLALVDLAGFDARRIWQLSGGQKQRVGLARALAADPRVLLMDEPFGALDAFTREQMQELLLQVWRRTAKPVFLITHDIEEAVFLATDLVLLAPNPGKIVERLTLDFGQRYAAGESARAIKSDPRFIETREHVLARVFSQRSATQRQERA
- the tauC gene encoding taurine ABC transporter permease TauC; its protein translation is MSSYEIPATAARPASPSTLTPLRRSLSTRWISLLTLFALLGLWWAVTASGLIEPLFLPPPSAVLQKGWLLATTGYMDSTLWQHLGASLSRMGLGLGFAVLTAVPVGIAIGHNRVARGVLDPLIEFYRPIPPLAYLPLIVIWCGIGELSKVLLIYLAIFAPIAIATATGVRTVDPAKLRAAQSLGATRAQLIRHVILPSALPDILTGVRIGLGVGWSTLVAAELIAATSGLGFMVQSAAQFLVTDVVVLGILLIALIAFAMEMGLRALQRKLVPWHGQAH